In one Trichlorobacter lovleyi SZ genomic region, the following are encoded:
- the recR gene encoding recombination mediator RecR — MLQHAPTLTRLVGELKKLPGIGERTALRLAFHLLKSPQNLGSLAEALTQVQERVCACSVCFALTEQNPCPICSGGRDSSVICVVETSQDMLALERSNAYHGSYHVLQGAISPLHGVNPDDLRIRELLMRIEQGKVEEVVIATNFTVEGETTALYLARQLKPLGIRVTRLAHGIPLGSDIEFVDPATVQWAMKGRSEL; from the coding sequence ATGCTACAACATGCTCCAACACTGACACGGCTGGTGGGAGAACTAAAGAAACTTCCCGGTATTGGCGAGCGTACTGCCCTGCGTCTGGCCTTTCATCTCCTTAAGTCACCCCAGAATCTCGGTTCCCTGGCAGAGGCGCTTACTCAAGTCCAGGAACGGGTTTGTGCCTGTTCCGTCTGCTTTGCGCTGACCGAGCAGAATCCCTGTCCGATCTGCAGCGGTGGACGTGACAGCAGTGTGATCTGTGTGGTTGAGACCTCGCAGGATATGCTGGCCCTTGAACGGAGCAACGCCTATCACGGCAGCTACCATGTGCTGCAGGGAGCGATTTCGCCGCTGCATGGCGTTAACCCGGACGACCTGCGGATCAGGGAACTTCTGATGCGGATTGAACAGGGCAAGGTTGAGGAGGTGGTGATTGCCACCAACTTTACGGTGGAAGGCGAGACAACCGCCCTCTACCTGGCGCGACAGCTGAAGCCGCTGGGGATCAGAGTCACCCGGCTGGCACACGGTATCCCGCTGGGCAGTGATATTGAATTTGTGGACCCTGCCACGGTGCAATGGGCCATGAAGGGAAGAAGCGAACTTTAG
- a CDS encoding YbaB/EbfC family nucleoid-associated protein, which translates to MSKGLAGIMKQAQMIQQKMAKLQEEAALKEAEATAGGGAVTVVVNGKNEIKALTIKPEAVDPNDVEMLQDLIIAAANEALKKVHEELSAEMSKITGGMSIPGLF; encoded by the coding sequence ATGTCTAAAGGTTTGGCAGGAATCATGAAGCAGGCCCAGATGATCCAGCAGAAGATGGCAAAACTGCAGGAAGAAGCAGCCCTGAAGGAGGCAGAGGCCACAGCCGGCGGCGGTGCCGTGACGGTGGTGGTAAACGGTAAAAATGAGATAAAGGCCCTGACCATCAAGCCTGAGGCGGTTGACCCCAATGATGTTGAGATGCTGCAGGACCTGATTATTGCAGCCGCTAACGAGGCCCTCAAAAAGGTTCATGAGGAGCTCTCGGCCGAGATGTCCAAGATCACCGGAGGCATGAGTATTCCCGGTCTGTTCTAA
- the hslO gene encoding Hsp33 family molecular chaperone HslO — protein MHDHIARAMAVKGKIRAVACVTTNLANDICFLQGTSPIASIALGRALSGAALVGSTLKQGQRTAIKFEGGGPLKKLIAEVEWDGAIRGTVAVPDAVAESVPAALGRAGFLTVTRDLGMKDPYTGMVQLYTSEIAEDLAYYLTDSEQIPSAMGLGVSLADDGQIAVSGGFLIQSLPPSDEAAVDQIMTTISKLPPLTTLLKDGTTPQQLLDILLEGVEHHPLESTNLFFRCGCSRDKVERALLSLGKAGLERMIEEQGEAAVTCEFCKQQYRFERSELEALSRSY, from the coding sequence GTGCATGATCATATCGCCCGCGCCATGGCGGTCAAAGGCAAGATCCGGGCTGTGGCCTGTGTTACCACCAATCTGGCAAACGATATCTGTTTTCTGCAAGGCACCTCGCCTATTGCCTCGATAGCGCTGGGGCGGGCCCTGTCCGGGGCAGCCCTGGTGGGGAGCACTCTCAAGCAGGGCCAGCGAACTGCGATCAAGTTTGAAGGTGGCGGGCCGCTCAAGAAGCTGATTGCCGAGGTGGAATGGGATGGCGCCATCAGGGGGACGGTGGCGGTGCCGGATGCGGTTGCCGAGAGTGTACCTGCTGCATTGGGCAGGGCCGGGTTCCTGACGGTCACCCGTGATCTGGGGATGAAAGATCCCTACACCGGTATGGTACAGCTCTATACCAGCGAGATTGCCGAGGATCTGGCCTACTATCTGACTGACTCCGAGCAGATTCCCTCTGCCATGGGGCTGGGGGTGAGTCTGGCTGATGATGGGCAGATCGCAGTCAGCGGTGGTTTCCTGATTCAGTCTCTGCCCCCTTCCGATGAAGCTGCGGTAGACCAGATTATGACCACCATCAGCAAACTGCCACCGCTGACCACGCTGCTGAAGGATGGCACCACGCCCCAACAGTTGCTGGATATCCTGCTGGAGGGGGTGGAACACCATCCACTGGAGTCTACGAACCTGTTCTTCCGTTGTGGCTGCTCCCGTGACAAGGTTGAGCGGGCTTTACTTTCGCTGGGCAAGGCAGGGCTGGAGCGAATGATTGAGGAACAGGGTGAGGCAGCGGTTACCTGCGAATTCTGCAAACAGCAGTACCGCTTTGAAAGGAGCGAGCTTGAAGCGCTCAGCAGATCATACTAA
- a CDS encoding mechanosensitive ion channel family protein, with the protein MFHQLIRILLCICLFVSSLVAAHAAPPVSPATTQTSATVTVFNRPVVEFRAPLLGVPVGERAQRASEVLRRMLATSSSGKVTLQPIPQGISIMLDGVLAFTMVPEDVDPLKQESLEQAAKNAATALELVVRETREARDLKVLMRAAGFVLAATLAFLLLVWLLHRARKWLTFRLASLAHTHAERLSVGGESLMNRERLLQLVRRAVTLVYWALALFLFYDWLGFTLGRFPYTRPWGERLTQYLLDLIARFGGAIARTIPDLLVAVLIFLIAKFMIDLLKTVFERVEQGKLEIAWLDRDTVSPTRRLISAGIWLFALVMAYPYLPGSGTEAFKGLSVLIGLMVSLGASSLVGQAASGLILMYTRTIRAGEYVQISGHQGTVMELGLFTTRIRTGLGEELTLPNALILGNVSRNYSRTVGDGFILETGVTIGYDTPWRQVHAMLIEAAGRTPGVQSEPAPRVFQTALSDYYPEYRLACQVLRSGPTQRAEVLSALHGNIQDVFNEYGVQIMSPHYLSDPPEAKIVPKEQWYQAPAQRAEN; encoded by the coding sequence ATGTTCCATCAGTTAATCCGTATCCTGCTGTGTATCTGCCTGTTCGTATCATCTCTGGTGGCGGCCCACGCAGCTCCACCCGTCAGCCCAGCGACGACTCAGACCTCGGCCACGGTCACCGTCTTCAATCGCCCGGTGGTTGAATTCCGTGCTCCGTTGCTGGGGGTTCCGGTTGGAGAGCGGGCGCAGCGGGCCAGTGAAGTGTTGCGGCGTATGCTGGCTACCAGCAGTAGCGGCAAGGTCACCCTGCAGCCGATTCCTCAAGGGATTTCCATTATGCTGGACGGGGTACTGGCCTTTACCATGGTCCCTGAAGATGTTGATCCGCTTAAACAGGAATCTCTGGAGCAGGCAGCCAAAAATGCCGCAACAGCGCTGGAACTGGTGGTTCGTGAAACCCGCGAGGCCCGTGACCTGAAAGTCTTAATGCGTGCTGCAGGTTTTGTTCTAGCAGCGACCCTGGCGTTTCTGCTGTTGGTCTGGCTGCTGCACCGGGCCAGAAAATGGCTGACCTTCCGTCTGGCCAGTCTTGCCCATACCCACGCAGAACGCCTCAGCGTGGGGGGTGAATCCCTGATGAACCGGGAGCGTCTGCTGCAACTGGTTCGGCGGGCGGTCACGCTGGTGTACTGGGCGCTGGCTCTGTTTCTGTTCTATGACTGGCTGGGCTTTACCCTGGGGCGTTTTCCCTATACCCGGCCCTGGGGGGAACGGTTGACCCAGTATCTGCTTGATCTGATAGCCCGCTTTGGCGGGGCTATCGCCCGCACCATCCCGGATCTGCTGGTGGCAGTACTGATCTTCCTGATCGCCAAGTTTATGATCGATCTGCTGAAGACGGTCTTTGAGCGGGTTGAGCAGGGTAAACTGGAGATTGCCTGGCTGGATCGGGACACGGTCAGCCCAACCCGCCGCCTGATCTCGGCCGGTATCTGGCTGTTTGCCCTGGTAATGGCCTATCCCTACCTGCCCGGCTCCGGCACAGAGGCGTTCAAGGGGCTTTCGGTACTGATCGGTCTGATGGTCTCGCTGGGGGCCTCCAGCCTGGTGGGTCAGGCTGCCAGCGGCCTGATCCTGATGTACACCCGTACCATCCGGGCCGGTGAGTATGTCCAGATCTCCGGTCATCAGGGGACGGTCATGGAGCTGGGGCTGTTCACCACCCGGATCCGCACCGGGCTGGGTGAAGAACTGACTCTGCCCAATGCCTTGATCCTCGGCAATGTCTCCCGCAACTACTCCCGCACCGTGGGGGACGGCTTTATTCTGGAGACCGGCGTAACCATCGGCTATGACACCCCCTGGCGTCAGGTCCATGCCATGCTGATCGAAGCAGCTGGGCGCACCCCCGGCGTGCAGAGTGAACCGGCTCCCCGGGTCTTCCAGACCGCCCTGTCCGACTACTACCCCGAATACCGGCTGGCCTGTCAGGTACTGCGAAGCGGCCCGACCCAGCGGGCCGAGGTGCTAAGTGCCCTGCATGGCAACATTCAGGATGTGTTTAACGAGTATGGCGTACAGATCATGTCACCCCATTATCTGAGTGATCCCCCTGAAGCGAAGATCGTACCCAAAGAGCAGTGGTATCAGGCACCGGCCCAGAGAGCGGAGAATTAG
- the nifJ gene encoding pyruvate:ferredoxin (flavodoxin) oxidoreductase has product MSKKMVTIDGNTAAAHVAHATNEVIAIYPITPSSVMGEISDAKSAVGEKNIWGNVPSVVEMQSEGGAAGAVHGALQAGALTTTFTASQGLLLMIPNMFKIAGELTSTVFHVSARAIAAQALSIFGDHSDVMSCRSTGWAFLCSNNVQEVMDFALIAQSSTLRSRVPFLHYFDGFRTSHEIQKVVELSFDEMRAMIDDKLVAEHKARGLNPDKPVMRGTAQNPDVYFQGRETVNPFYPACEKIVQEEMDKFGKLTGRKYKLVDYVGAKDAERVVVVMGSGADVVQDTVENLVKKGEKVGVVKIRLYRPFPLDAFIKALPKSVKKIAVLDRTKEPGSLGEPIYLDVRTAIGEAMASGKLKMKGYPVIVGGRYGLGSKEFSPAMAKAVLDNLKSAKPKNKFVVGIEEDVTNSSLKVDYSYKNPMEGVYQAMFYGLGSDGTVGANKNSIKIIGEETNNNAQAYFVYDSKKAGSMTTSHLRFGKKYIRAPYLVQEADFVACHNFSFLEKYDMLAKAKTGSTFLLNAPFSASEVWDTMPKEVQQQIIEKKMKFYVIDGVKLGNEIGLGPRINVIMQTAFFKISNIIPVKDAVASIKDAIKKSYGKAGEKVLEMNYKAVDAGLNNFYEVKVPTKASSKLKMAAAVSSKAPKFVKDVTGVIVAGLGDQLPVSKMPADGTFPTATSQYEKRNIATEIPVWDEKLCIQCGICSFVCPHAAVRMKSFDGKLLKDAPKTYKSADCKIKGQEGKKLTVQVAPEDCTGCGACAHNCPAKDKTNANHKALDMTFQPPLRASEAENFEFFLKLPDVDASTLKLDTLSNNQLVRPLFEFSGACAGCGETPYLKLLTQLFGDRMIVANATGCSSIYGGNLPTTPYAQRADGRGPAWSNSLFEDNAEFGYGMRLTVDQFTKSAQEYLTELAGDKAFAANAKLFKEILSADQSSQAGIEAQRARVEKLKAAIKGSKNAVAKLLTPIADYLVKKSVWCIGGDGWAYDIGFGGLDHVIASGKNINLLVLDTEVYSNTGGQASKSTPLGAVAQFAAGGKPVSKKDLGMIAMSYGSVYVATVALSNPAQCVKAMLEAEAFDGPSIILAYSHCIAHGIDMTSGVDNQKKAVQSGYWPLYRYNPALAAECKNPLQLDSKAPTISFEEYTNNENRYRMLKKANPKGAEAMMKKAGEWAKTHFAYYQKLAALSFDDSCEKK; this is encoded by the coding sequence ATGAGCAAGAAGATGGTCACCATCGACGGCAACACCGCCGCAGCCCACGTGGCCCACGCCACTAACGAAGTTATTGCCATTTACCCGATTACCCCGTCCTCGGTCATGGGTGAGATCTCCGACGCCAAGAGCGCCGTGGGTGAAAAAAACATCTGGGGCAACGTCCCGTCCGTGGTTGAGATGCAGTCTGAAGGCGGCGCTGCCGGTGCCGTACACGGTGCCCTGCAGGCCGGTGCGCTGACCACCACCTTCACCGCCTCCCAGGGCCTCTTGCTGATGATCCCGAACATGTTCAAGATCGCCGGCGAGCTGACCTCCACCGTCTTCCATGTCTCGGCCCGTGCTATTGCAGCCCAGGCGCTGTCGATCTTCGGTGACCACTCCGACGTGATGTCCTGCCGTTCCACCGGCTGGGCCTTCCTCTGTTCCAACAACGTGCAGGAGGTCATGGACTTCGCTCTGATCGCCCAGTCCTCCACCCTGCGCAGCCGGGTGCCGTTCCTGCACTACTTCGACGGCTTCCGTACCTCCCACGAAATCCAGAAAGTGGTTGAGCTTTCCTTTGATGAAATGCGGGCCATGATCGACGACAAGCTGGTTGCCGAGCACAAGGCCCGCGGCCTGAACCCGGACAAGCCGGTTATGCGTGGTACTGCCCAGAACCCTGACGTCTACTTCCAGGGCCGCGAGACCGTCAACCCCTTCTACCCTGCCTGCGAGAAGATCGTTCAGGAAGAAATGGACAAGTTCGGCAAGCTGACCGGCCGTAAGTACAAGCTGGTTGACTATGTTGGTGCCAAGGATGCCGAGCGTGTTGTGGTTGTGATGGGCTCCGGTGCTGACGTTGTTCAGGACACCGTTGAGAACCTGGTCAAGAAGGGTGAGAAGGTCGGTGTGGTCAAGATCCGTCTGTATCGTCCCTTCCCGCTGGATGCCTTCATCAAGGCCCTGCCCAAGAGTGTCAAGAAGATTGCTGTTCTGGACCGTACCAAGGAGCCCGGCTCCCTGGGCGAGCCGATCTATCTGGATGTCCGCACCGCCATCGGCGAGGCAATGGCTTCCGGCAAGCTGAAAATGAAGGGCTATCCGGTCATCGTTGGCGGCCGGTACGGTCTGGGTTCCAAGGAGTTCTCCCCGGCCATGGCCAAGGCGGTTCTGGATAACCTGAAGAGCGCCAAGCCCAAGAACAAGTTTGTTGTCGGTATTGAGGAAGATGTTACCAACTCAAGCCTCAAGGTTGATTACTCCTACAAGAACCCGATGGAAGGTGTCTATCAGGCCATGTTCTACGGTCTGGGCTCCGACGGTACTGTTGGTGCCAACAAGAACTCCATCAAGATCATCGGTGAGGAGACCAACAACAACGCCCAGGCCTACTTCGTGTATGACTCCAAGAAGGCCGGCTCCATGACCACTTCCCACCTGCGTTTCGGCAAGAAGTACATCCGTGCGCCGTACCTGGTTCAGGAGGCAGACTTCGTGGCTTGCCACAACTTCTCCTTCCTGGAGAAGTACGACATGCTGGCCAAGGCCAAGACCGGCTCCACCTTCCTGCTCAACGCTCCGTTCTCGGCCTCCGAGGTATGGGACACCATGCCGAAGGAAGTGCAGCAGCAGATCATTGAGAAGAAGATGAAGTTCTACGTGATCGACGGCGTCAAGCTGGGCAACGAGATCGGCCTCGGACCCCGTATCAACGTGATCATGCAGACTGCATTCTTCAAGATCTCTAACATCATCCCGGTTAAGGATGCGGTTGCCTCCATCAAGGATGCCATCAAGAAGTCCTACGGCAAGGCCGGTGAGAAGGTGCTGGAGATGAACTACAAGGCGGTTGATGCCGGCCTGAACAACTTCTACGAAGTGAAGGTGCCGACCAAGGCCTCCAGTAAGCTGAAGATGGCTGCCGCTGTTTCCAGCAAGGCTCCCAAGTTCGTCAAGGATGTTACCGGCGTAATCGTGGCCGGCCTGGGCGATCAACTGCCGGTTTCCAAGATGCCTGCTGACGGTACCTTCCCGACCGCAACCAGCCAGTACGAGAAGCGTAACATCGCCACCGAGATTCCGGTTTGGGATGAGAAGCTCTGTATCCAGTGCGGTATCTGTTCCTTTGTCTGTCCCCACGCAGCAGTGCGGATGAAGTCTTTTGACGGCAAACTGTTGAAGGATGCACCCAAGACCTACAAGTCTGCTGATTGCAAGATCAAGGGTCAGGAAGGCAAGAAGCTGACCGTACAGGTTGCACCGGAAGATTGTACCGGTTGCGGTGCCTGTGCGCACAACTGCCCGGCCAAGGACAAGACTAATGCCAACCACAAGGCGCTGGACATGACCTTCCAGCCGCCGCTGCGTGCCTCAGAGGCAGAGAACTTCGAGTTCTTCCTCAAACTGCCTGATGTTGATGCAAGCACTCTCAAGCTGGATACTCTCAGCAACAACCAGCTGGTCCGCCCGCTGTTCGAGTTCTCCGGTGCCTGCGCCGGCTGCGGCGAGACCCCGTACCTCAAGCTGCTGACCCAGTTGTTCGGTGACCGGATGATTGTGGCCAACGCCACCGGTTGCTCCTCCATCTACGGCGGCAACCTGCCCACCACCCCCTATGCACAGCGTGCTGACGGACGTGGTCCGGCATGGTCAAACTCCCTGTTCGAGGACAACGCCGAGTTCGGTTACGGTATGCGTCTGACCGTTGACCAGTTCACCAAGTCGGCTCAGGAGTATCTGACTGAACTGGCAGGTGACAAGGCCTTTGCTGCCAATGCCAAGCTGTTCAAGGAGATCCTCTCCGCTGACCAGTCCAGCCAGGCCGGTATCGAGGCACAGCGTGCTCGCGTTGAGAAGCTTAAAGCTGCCATCAAGGGTAGCAAGAACGCTGTTGCCAAGCTGCTGACCCCGATTGCCGACTACCTGGTCAAGAAGTCGGTCTGGTGTATCGGTGGTGACGGCTGGGCCTATGACATCGGCTTCGGCGGTCTGGACCATGTTATCGCCTCCGGCAAGAACATCAACCTGCTGGTTCTGGACACCGAGGTGTACTCCAACACCGGCGGTCAGGCATCCAAGTCCACCCCGCTGGGTGCTGTTGCCCAGTTTGCCGCAGGCGGCAAGCCGGTCTCCAAGAAGGACCTGGGCATGATCGCCATGTCCTACGGCTCGGTCTATGTGGCCACCGTGGCACTGTCCAACCCGGCCCAGTGCGTCAAGGCCATGCTGGAGGCCGAGGCCTTTGATGGTCCTTCCATCATCCTGGCTTACTCACACTGTATTGCCCACGGTATCGATATGACCAGCGGCGTTGATAACCAGAAGAAGGCCGTACAGTCCGGCTACTGGCCGCTGTACCGTTACAACCCGGCTCTGGCAGCAGAGTGCAAGAACCCGTTGCAGCTGGACAGCAAGGCTCCGACCATCAGCTTCGAAGAGTACACCAATAACGAAAACCGTTACCGGATGCTCAAGAAGGCCAACCCCAAAGGGGCAGAGGCGATGATGAAAAAGGCCGGTGAATGGGCCAAGACCCACTTTGCCTACTACCAGAAGCTTGCAGCACTCAGCTTCGACGACAGCTGCGAGAAGAAGTAG
- the dnaX gene encoding DNA polymerase III subunit gamma/tau, giving the protein MSYEVLARKYRPQTFAGLTGQEHVSRTLQNAIDTGRVAHAFLFTGARGVGKTSTARILAKALNCEQGVTLEPCNVCPHCREITDGSSTDVFEIDGASNTGVDDVRELRDNSRYLPSHSRYKIYIIDEVHMLSTNAFNALLKTLEEPPPHVKFIFATTEPHKLPITILSRCQRFDFKRVPLIKIVGRLREIADQEGIVINDAALALIARKGDGSMRDSITCFDQVLAFCGNTVAVEDVATLVGVVDRRLLAELSSAVFAGDTQGALEGVRRVDAFGYNVRQFTQELISHFRNLLVIRSVPKPGEILDLAEAELEELRQQAGEQSAADIQRRLTLLVKAESEMAHASFPRLLLEMVLLKMATLQPVLPIHQLLDRIKHLETGVAQTTPELWAAPKQAAARPVTPVRHEQPPVQQPAASAPQGGGGWERFVAFCLEQKPALGALLEHGSPLAYAPDRLEIGFPEGSYFLNSLQDPDNKQAVDALAAQYMHQPTVVKIVSIAAVADGNSPCSLAEKKKHDEEQRRESIQREVKEHPLVQEALRVLGGEIVEIKEL; this is encoded by the coding sequence GTGTCCTACGAAGTCCTTGCCCGCAAATACCGCCCCCAGACCTTTGCCGGATTGACCGGTCAGGAGCATGTCAGCCGTACCCTGCAGAACGCCATTGATACCGGCCGGGTGGCCCATGCCTTCCTGTTTACCGGTGCGCGGGGGGTCGGCAAGACCAGTACCGCCCGTATCCTGGCCAAGGCCCTCAACTGTGAGCAGGGTGTCACGCTGGAACCATGCAACGTCTGCCCGCACTGCCGCGAGATTACCGACGGCAGCTCCACCGATGTCTTTGAGATCGACGGCGCCTCCAATACCGGTGTGGATGATGTCCGTGAATTGCGGGACAACAGCCGCTATCTTCCCTCCCACAGTCGCTACAAGATCTACATCATTGACGAAGTGCATATGCTCTCCACCAACGCCTTCAATGCCCTGTTGAAGACCCTGGAAGAGCCGCCGCCCCATGTCAAGTTCATTTTTGCCACCACTGAACCGCACAAACTGCCGATCACCATTCTCTCCCGTTGCCAACGCTTTGACTTCAAGCGGGTGCCGCTGATCAAGATCGTGGGCCGCCTGCGGGAGATTGCTGATCAGGAAGGGATCGTCATCAACGATGCCGCCCTGGCCCTGATTGCCCGCAAGGGTGACGGCAGCATGCGGGACTCAATCACCTGTTTTGATCAGGTGCTGGCCTTCTGCGGCAACACCGTGGCCGTTGAGGATGTGGCTACCCTGGTTGGGGTGGTGGACCGCCGGCTGCTGGCAGAGCTTTCCAGCGCCGTCTTTGCCGGCGATACCCAGGGGGCGCTGGAAGGGGTCAGGCGGGTCGATGCCTTTGGCTATAACGTGCGCCAGTTCACCCAGGAGCTGATCAGCCACTTCCGTAATCTGCTGGTTATCCGTTCGGTCCCCAAACCGGGCGAGATCCTTGATCTGGCCGAGGCCGAACTGGAAGAGTTGCGGCAACAGGCAGGTGAACAGAGTGCTGCCGATATCCAGCGCCGCCTGACCCTGCTGGTCAAGGCTGAGTCCGAAATGGCCCATGCCTCGTTTCCGCGCCTGCTGCTTGAGATGGTGCTGTTGAAGATGGCAACCCTGCAACCGGTGCTGCCGATTCATCAACTGCTGGACCGGATCAAGCACCTGGAGACCGGGGTGGCCCAGACAACCCCGGAACTTTGGGCTGCCCCCAAACAGGCCGCCGCCAGGCCGGTCACGCCGGTGCGCCATGAACAGCCGCCTGTCCAGCAACCGGCGGCTTCCGCGCCGCAGGGTGGCGGGGGCTGGGAGCGTTTTGTGGCCTTCTGCCTTGAGCAGAAACCGGCCCTGGGGGCGCTGCTTGAGCATGGTTCACCCCTGGCCTATGCCCCTGACCGGCTGGAGATCGGGTTTCCCGAAGGTTCCTACTTTCTGAACAGTCTGCAGGATCCCGACAACAAACAGGCGGTTGATGCGCTGGCGGCCCAGTACATGCATCAGCCCACCGTGGTCAAGATCGTCTCGATTGCCGCCGTTGCTGACGGGAATTCTCCCTGCTCACTGGCCGAAAAAAAAAAGCATGATGAGGAGCAGCGACGGGAGTCAATCCAGCGTGAAGTAAAAGAACATCCACTGGTGCAAGAGGCATTACGGGTGCTGGGTGGAGAGATTGTTGAAATTAAAGAACTGTAA